One Lepus europaeus isolate LE1 chromosome 4, mLepTim1.pri, whole genome shotgun sequence genomic window, ttttgaataaaaatatctgACTTTCATTGGTATCTGTATTCGCTCGACATAAATCATGTAGATTGGTTAGGGGGTACAGTCTCCTTTAGGAAAAGCTCCTGTCCTAAATTTGGCCAAGGTCTTCTTTGTAACCTTATTGTCTGTATCCAGTTTCTTTGTTCATTTAAGCAAAATATCTGCTTTTCCACTGCAAGCATccttaataaaaagaaagcttttaaatttaatattactTTTTTTGGTTCCTAGCATCTTGTGAATAAACAAGTTCTTCATTACTTCAGAACATAggttttttccttcatttcttctaAAGTTTAGAAGCCCCTGATTAGGGTGCCAAATAATTCATATTCCTGGTACTTTCCCCATTAAATGACTCATCATCTATCTAGTCTACTTTAAAAATGCCTTTCTTATTTCCCTAGACCCATCTTTTCATGGTAACACTACATTTACTAAGGATATTTATTTACAATTAGCCCTTATTATTATTGTTCAACAGAGAAAAAATGTTCCCAGTAATTATTCTAAAACACTGGTTGCTAAAACTCCCTGCAGTACCCTTGATTCGCGTGGCAATCTACTGCTCTGAATCTATTTTCCACTGGCTAACAGTGCAATGAATGCCCCTTCCATGCCAGAAAATATGTGcaaccatgaaaatgaaatatgagacacaggaaagtttatttcaaatcaaaatcattatttttgtaTCATCATTTCACTACTGTCAACTGTTTCACAAGTATATGTTGAGAAACTTTTTGCTGATATCTATAGATAGCTTCAAATAACAGAATATATTGGTTTTCAAGAAgcctatttttcttaaagatttatgtatttacttgaaagttggagttacagatggagagagggaaagacagacagagagagagagagagagagagagagagagaatcttccatctggtggtatacttcccagatggccataacagtcagcagtaggccaggccaaagccaggatccatgagtgtgttcacccagatctcccatgtgggtgcaagggcccaaacacttggactatattctgctatttttcccaggcattagcaggtagctggattggaaatggagcagctgggatttgaactggcatcccctatggtacaccagcattgcagacagctgctttctccactatgccacaatgccagctccagagcCTACATTTAATCTAGGACAAAAGATCACAtaaaagggccagtgttgtgacgcagtgggttaatgccctggcttgaagcgctggtttgagacccagttgctccacttcctatccagctatcttctatggcctggggaagcagtagaagacggcccacatccttgggcccctggcttcagattggtgcagctctagccattgtggccaattggggagtgaaccatcggatggaagacttctctctctctctgcctcttctctctctgcgtaactctgtctttcaaataaataaaaaagatcacatagaaagcagtataaaatataatatacatgAAATAATTCTGTACATGTAAAATGACAGTATAAAAGGAAGTATATTAAGCTATGAGAATGCAATTAGAAGAATATCAAGAAATGGAAGATGTTGAAAAAGAAGGTTCTTTTATCATATTCATAGCAACatcattcttttcaaattttatttaaggtatagagatctaatatatttcatataaaaagatttaggaatatagtgatacttctcactctactctccctcctgcccatactcctaGGTTCTTGATAAATTTTCAGATGTGGACTtgtaggagaaagagagaggatgtTTTCCCAGCAAGCGGAATTTTTGTAgagcttttcttttcaaaagctCAGTCAACCTTCATTTATTTCTAAcgaattttgaaataaatgttatAGTACATTAGCAGTGTTGACTTTTTTAACTACAAAGAGTATGTAGACAGTTAATTGTACCATATatagctgtgtgtgtatgtatcacatatttatatatgcacTCTCATTATATATAATGAGAGAATAACATGGATAATCATCTCAAGTCTCAGTTACGTCTTGTCATCTTCCCTTACTGTACTAGGGAGGAATATTTACCTTTCTGTGGAACTAATGAGATATTCAACATACAGATGCTAACATTAAGGTGTTTACAATTTCCATTAGAGATTTAGGTACCTGAGaagttaaacaacaaaaaaaatcaagtgcatgtatgataaatataaaaatattgaggCTGACAATTCCTAGCAAAGTTCATAGGAGATGGAATATTTGGGGGCTGAActgaaagaaaagactttcatGAGAGATATAAGATAGAATCCATTCAGCAGGAAAACCATAGATGCTCTCTAGATGAATCTTTTCTATGCCATTCCTAacaaatggctttttaaaaatatccactcCAGTAATAAAGAATTCACTTCCACGAGACATCCCATGTCAAATTCTTAGAAAATGTGTCCTTCCTTAAACTCAGTCCAAAATCTATCTCCCAATTAAATCTGGTAGTGCTATCCAGAAATTTCCAGTCCCTGTAAACTACAGGTGAGGGCTTCAAACAACCCAGGACCATGGCCATGAGAAATCTCATGTGGTTTTTCCAACACCATCAATATTATCCACCTCATTGCGCTTTGTTGTGACAAAGATCATGAAGCATTGCTCACTCAAGTATGACAGCAAAGAAATCCAAGCTTTGAATCAAAGAGATTCTTTTtctccaatttatttttatttatttggaagaggtacagagagaggtagagacagagagagaggtcttccaggcactggttcattccccagatggccgcaaaggccggagctgcgccgatctgaagccaggggccaggagcttcttcccggtctcccatagggccccaagcacttgggccatcctccactgctattccaggccatagcagagagctggatcggaagaggagcaggcaggactagaaccggtgcccatatgggatgccggcgcttcaggccaggactttaacccgctgcaccacagcgccggcccctcaaagaGATTCTAATCAGAATCTTGGCTCTTCCAGTTATCAGTTTTCAGACTTTGGAAAAGAAACTACATATTTTCAAAACTCAATTTCTACAATGTAAAACGGGTTCAGTAATATCACCTTCCTTATACAGTCTAggaattaaaaatgataatacatTAGCACTAATAAATACTATTAAtactatttattctatttttgccCATTTTAGCAATGATGTAGAATTCTTTTGTTTTGCaaactttaaattatttgaagCTAGTTTTTTTGTTTCCTCTAAGAAGTCTCTTATTCTGGCCAAATATCCAAATTCTTGCAGTGTCTCCTTATCTGACATGAGCTCAAGTGCCTTCTCTTGCTGCTCCTTTTGGAGTATCTAGAAGTAACAGCAGAAGGCACCCCTTGTAGTGTGGGATGGGGAAATTGGGGAAAGATATCCTTACTGGAGAACAGTGttgggaaaggagaaaaaaaaaaaacataatgcaCATGTCATGATCATTAACAAAGGGGCCAACTGACTGAAAGAGAATCATGGGGGAAAAGACTTTCAAAGAGCTGGATTGTGAAGTCTCCAGCAAAAGGACACTACAGACTCCATTCAATGTAAAGGAAAACCAATAGAATCATCATTTTAGGAGACTGATCCATTGCTTGAAAGAAAGTAACCAGAGCTTTGCGTGAGCTTCTCACAAGCACCAAAATATCATAAATATGCCAATTTTCTACTTGCTGTTTTAGAAACAATCAATGACACGGGATCCCCCAAAAGGAGATACTTAAAAATTGGGGAAGAGTCACAAACTACACACACCTGGCCTTCCAGCTTTTGGCTGCTGGAGTCTACTCTGGGTCAAAGAGGATGATGACCCAAAGAAGTTACGCTTTCCAATCCTGGGAGTCATAACTCAGTAGCTTCAATCTCCAGATTTCCTTTAATCCAGATCCCTTCTCTTCTTGCCTTCTGGTCtttctcattcattcttttaaCCCAATATAGTGCTTAGAATCTTTAGGGTTCATATCCAAGCCTGACTGAATACTTGTGTGACTTTGGGGGAAATTACGTCTTTGTAATTTAGTTTCTTCTTCTgtggaaataaagatctttaccgtactttaaaaatcaattgtGACCACTAAATGAGCAAATGGATGTGAAATGCTTAGAGGAGAGCGTGGCAATGAGTGCCATTTATGCAAATCATTGTGACTTGAGACATTACTATTCATGTTTTAAGAGATAACAGATACCAGTAAACACAGGGATACGCTTGTGAACAGGACTCTGTTCCTACGCTCAATGGCAGTGTTTCCCCGgattttgtggaaaatacaacGACTTTGGAATCAGATTCTTGGATGCAATTTTAGAAGCTACCGTTCATTGTTTTGTAACCTTGGATGAGTCACTTAGTCCCTCAGAGCCTGTCTCCTCAACTGTAAAATAACGATTACTACAATCCACTTTGAAGGCTTGGTTTtagtattaaataaaataaaacatgcaaatCGCTTCCCACGCAATTGGAATTAAATAtaccctccttccctccagcccTTACCCTACAATCCTGTGACCACACCTGAGGCTACGGGACGACAATCTCAGTTTAGAAGCCAGTGCTATGTTCTGAAGTGCCAGGGTGGAATATGTGGGTGTAGCGGGAAGAACAAAATCAAGAAGGTTGAGAGGAAACAGAGACCAGAGATGCAGACACCGTCCCTGAACTACATCTCCCGGGATGCTCAGCAAGAGGGagcgccctgccctgccccgcccagccccgcacGGCAGGCGCTGCCCACCGGGCGGAGCGGAGCGCGCGGAGGCTACAAGTGCGGTGGCTGGGGATTGGGAGACTTTCCGGGGAGCCGCGCCCGGGTGAGCGCGCGGGGCTCCAGACGTTCCgggtggcagaggcagaaggTGAGTGGCGGAGAGTCGCGTGCGGAGGAGGCGCGCGGTGCAGGAGAGAGCCCGGGAGCCTGGCGGAGCACGGGCTCCGGTCCCTACCCCGCGCCGAAGGTGCCTGCTTCGCCGCGGTTACTGTGCGGACACAGCCTGGCTCCGGTGCCTGGGTAGGCTCGGAGTTCGCCTGGAGTGGGTTGATTGATGGCGCGGCGCCCTCGTGGCACACCGCTGGCCCGAGCTTGCGGCGCAGGGCGCATCCCGAGGTCGGCTCCCCAAGACCAGCCTCGCCCGTGTCACATCGTTCCTGTGCACATATTAATGTGGTTTTTTGgggggttgtttgtttgtttgtttgttttacactGATGACCGTAAGACTAGGCAAAGTGTTATCTCCTGGCTTTGAGGTTATCTGGGTTTTTAAACAGACctgcatttgagagagagagatagagagtagagagagagagagagagagagagagagagagagagagagagagaggagagagagagagaaaggaaaagagctgGTCCCCTGGGATTATCCCTGCTCCAATGAGGCTAGAAGCCCTGGTTTGCGAGAATGCAAAGGAAATCGACTGTACAGATAATGTGTCTCTGATAGAACAAGCAGAGTCTCTTCTCCTTTGAAGAGGGATAGAGGCAGGAGAAAAGAATTAAGCGCCAGTTTCTCCCCTTTTGTTATAAACTGTAAGTCCCCATAAGGGTCTCCTACCGATTTTATCCAAAGTAGTCTAATGTGATGAGTCAGTCGTGCCCAAGGTTAATCAGAGCGCCCTGTGCCCGAGGGAACAGCCAGACGATTTCTCATTTTACTAATTGGTAAAGCCCATTACTATTGGTTCATTCATTCAGGGATCCTTCAGGAGCCGATTGCCCGCTTGCTAAGGAAAGCACTGGTTCAGATGTGGTTTTCTTGCACTTGGtgctttttgctgttttaagttcCGAGAAACTCCAATAACAGAAGGCAAacgtgtttgttttttttcccccaaaatcaaATTGATGTAGAGCAGTAACATGTCGTGTTTTAAGTGAGTTGTCAGGTTGACCAGAAGCTGTGCCTTCCTCCATGCTGCCAGTGCCTCTGTTACCAGCTGTTGGAGCTGTGGGTTTTGAAGCATAAAAATCTTCAAGCTAGGGGTTAAAATCAATCATTGCCCTGGATTTCAAAGCACTGTGTAAGGTTCCATTGATTAAAACCCCCAAATAGTGATAGTAGAAAGTGGACTTTTATTTCTGGGAAagatggcagaggcagagaaagaggagcaGATGGTTTAGTGCTCAACACAGAGTTCTATCCCAGAAAggactcctgctgcagtggggggtgagggagtgTCATGGAAAGAAAGTTCCAGAGGTAACCTTGGAAACGGCTTTGCACCTGTTTGCTTCAACTAAACTCTGGCTCTACAGGGTTATAATTTGACTCCTTGTCAGTTTACTTCTAGATTGGGTGTGTAAACATTTCTGGATGGTTCATTTTTTGTGCACATTTGCTAGCAAACTGCACAGAGGGGAGGAACTCAGGTCCACTTGCAGCTGCATGCGTGTGGAGTGGGCTGGTTCATTGTCCTTCACAACGATTACCACAAAGGTCCAGGACACACTGCCCCTGTGGATGGGGCAGATTGAAAGCACCGTGGACAGCCACATGGGGTCTTAGAAACACAGGGCCATGGACTTGGCTCACTGGATGTGTGCATGAGATATAAAGTTAGAAGAAGTGGCTGGTCAAATTGCTGAGTCTTTGCTCCAGTGGTACCTGGTGGGAACACGTACTCATTCGCTTGTGGGGATTCTCTGAAGCTAATCTGTATTACAGTCTGTTCCCAAGTAAAGATAAGGTAAACACAATCTAATTGAATTGTTAAGAAGTCTGTGCTTCCCCAAGTCCTCCAGAAATTTAGCAGTTCTGCTAAAACGGGCGCCTGCCTTTCTCGTTTGTGTCTCTCTGCAGGAAACCCGCCTTCTCGTTTGAAGGATGCTGTCAGAGGAAGGTGTGAGTCCTTGGATAAATTTGGCATGGTGATGGCAGCGTGCTTTCTCCATAGACACTGCTGTGTCCTCCCAGTTCCCTTTCTTTGCTGACCTAAGTTTCTCAGTGTTAACGCCCACGACAAGTCAGATGATTTGCCCTTTTCACACCTCTAGGTATCTGCTCCCTTGTTTTGCCCTTTtgaggagctggggctcaggtGCAGACAGCAGTAGCTGCAAAGGAAATAGGAACCTCGGGAGCAGCACTCCTGTCAGTACAGCCTTAGCTTTTGTCAGGTTCTTACCTAACTGTGTTGCTATTGGCAGAACTTCCGGAAGGTGCCGTGGATGTCTGACTAGCTCCCATGGAGCTCCACTGCCTTGCTAGGAAGCGCAGCCAGACAGATCTGAGCAATGCCATGGACTGGAGTTCAGGAGGGCCTCCTGGTGACCCAGCAGATGTAGCAGCCACAAGAGCTGCTCTCTGCTGCCAGAGACACTGCACATCTGCACCAAGAGCGGCTGGAATGGAAGGGTCTAGACTTAGCCCCTCTCAAGcatccccttccccctctcaGCAAGACAGTGCTGCCCTGCCAGACTCTTTCTCACCAGGACCTTTTGACTTGGGGAGCAGCCAAATAGCAACAGAACGGAAAGTCTGCAACTGCTGCAGCCAGGAATTAGAAACTTCTTTTACTTACGTAGACGAGAATGTCAACTTGGAGCAGCGGAATCAGAGATCCCCTTCAGCAAAAGGAAGTAGTCATCCCGGAGACCTTGGCTGGGGAAATCCAAATGACTGGTCCCAAGAGGCCGCCATATCCCTGATATCTGAAGATGAAGATGACACAAGTTCGGAAGCTGTGTCTTCAGGGAAGTCTGTAGACTATGGTTTTATCAGTGCCATCTTGTTCTTGGTCACTGGCATCTTGCTGGTGATCATCTCTTACATTGTGCCACGGGAAGTGACTGTGGATCCCAACACGGTGGCAGCCCGGGAGATGGAGCGCTTAGAGAAGGAGAGTGCAAGGCTGGGGGCTCACCTGGACCGCTGTGTCATCGCTGGGCTCTGCCTCCTCACTCTGGGGGGCGTCGTTCTGTCCTGTCTGCTGATGATGTCTATGTGGAAGGGGGAGCTCTATCGTCGCAACAGGTTTGCTTCTTCCAAAGAGTCTGCCAAACTCTACGGTTCTTTCAACTTCAGGATGAAAACCAGCACTAATGAAAACACCCTGGAACTGTCCTTGGTGGAGGAGGATGCTCTCGCTGTACAGAATTAATTCTGGTTGTGAACTTCTGGAGAGTCTGCCCTGacatttttgtaaagaaaaaagaaaatcccattttttaaaataacaatgcagtttatttatttatgtatttatttcacaaACCAATAGCCAGTAAGTGGTTTTGTTTTTCGTGTATCTTTTCTTTAGAAGAAAAGCCATGTAAGATGCTGGAGAAACCACAACCAGCCACAGCAATGCTTCTAAAGAACTGAAGACTAATCTCTAATGGCCATGAGCTTGTACTTCTATCACAAAATTTTTTCTGACAGTCCAATGTACAAATGATTTCTTCTACATGAATATGGGGGTATTCTTTGGATACATGGAGGTCCTAAACATTGTGGGATCAGTCAGTAATCTATTTTGTGAAAAATAGATTAAGCATTAATCACATAATAAGGCTCATATTTAATTCTCCAAGGTGCTTATCCATTTTCTTGCTAAATTTTTCTGCCCGTGATTTGGCTAAATACTAAAATACAGagtttttaatttgaatattttgaagCTTGAGgatgttgatatttttaaagaaggctgttaagaatgttatatttaAAACTATTCCTGTATTCAGAAATGGTAATCAAGTCTTTAGGATAAAATttctattaaaagaaaattatataaatcaTTATAAGACAAATATGAATTTAATCTACAAATTAGTGCCAGATATCTGCCAGTGTCACATGCCCGTTTTCTAAATGAATCCAAAGCCAGTTGTTGATAGTAATTTCACTTTCTGTTTGTGGGTTTGCCTTTATCTTAGTTACCTGTTT contains:
- the TMEM74 gene encoding transmembrane protein 74, whose protein sequence is MELHCLARKRSQTDLSNAMDWSSGGPPGDPADVAATRAALCCQRHCTSAPRAAGMEGSRLSPSQASPSPSQQDSAALPDSFSPGPFDLGSSQIATERKVCNCCSQELETSFTYVDENVNLEQRNQRSPSAKGSSHPGDLGWGNPNDWSQEAAISLISEDEDDTSSEAVSSGKSVDYGFISAILFLVTGILLVIISYIVPREVTVDPNTVAAREMERLEKESARLGAHLDRCVIAGLCLLTLGGVVLSCLLMMSMWKGELYRRNRFASSKESAKLYGSFNFRMKTSTNENTLELSLVEEDALAVQN